The genome window AAGGAAAGCCGCTTTTTGAGTTTGACCGGACACGCATGTTTAGATCAGGCTTAGTTGGGTTTACTCTCCATGGATCCCTTTCTCATTATTACTACCAATTTTGTGAGGTGATAATTGTGGTTCATATTTGGCCGGTTGGTTTATTTGTGTATTTCTGCAGATGGCCTGAAgtgtttgcttttgtttccAGGCTCTTTTTCCTTTCCAAGATTGGTGGGTGGTCCCTGCTAAAGTTGCCTTTGACCAAACAGTGTGGGCGGCAATTTGGAACAGCatctattttgtgtttttggggtTCCTACGTTTTGAATCCCctaccaatatatataatgaaCTAAAGACGACATTTTGGCCCATGCTGACTGTAAGGAACCATTCCTGTTGTTCTCTACACTTGGCTTACATATCTTTATATTGCGCCTGATCACCATTTGTTCCCATGGTTGTAATCTAGCTTGTGAAATCACTCATTTGTCATATGTAGAACACTTTTGAATCTGCAGGACTGAAATTTTCCTCAACTTTAGGACTTACATATTGCATGCAAATGTcgctttttagtttttatccTTTATGCATTGGTAAATTTCTCCTCACTTTTGCTGGCACAACATTAGCTTACCAGAAATATAAAAAGGGCAAGGAAAAAAATGTTAGTAGTTCTAATTGGAGCTTTCAACCTTGTAAATGCTCGACATGGtctacttattttttaaattttgaatatgcaTACTGAGCTTCTGTAACAACTGAATGTGGTCTAGACTGCAGCAACTGATATTTACCACTTTTAAAAGTACTTGGGAAGCTCAACATGACTTCTAAAATCTTGAAAGTTCTAAGAACAATAATTTATCAGAAGTTCCAAGCACAATAACACAAAGTTTATTAACTGATATCTACTTATGGTTGTTATGACTTTGGTGTTATGGTTCCAACTTGCTTCATTTGAGTTCCATCCAACATAGTTCTGATTGATTTTAACGAGTCAGATATCCAATTTATGAGTGaggggaacatcatttattgttatgatttgctTTGCAGGCAGGGTGGAAGCTTTGGCCATTTGCCCATTTGATAACCTATGGTGTTATCCCTGTTGAACAAAGGCTTCTTTGGGTGGACTGTGTGGAGCTCATCTGGGTTACCATACTCTCAACGTAAGTATCTAAAATACATCTATTTACATCTTGTCGAGTATTTATGTGAGAACTTATGCCAACGCATGCCAAGCTGTTAATAGCTAATTGGTTCAGATTTTAGGCCATTTGGAGTGACATTAACTGCATTATTACATAGTCAATCATTTGAAGttgacttttcattttctagTTTATTCATAGCACAGAAGTCTTTGTGCTTATCTCATCTCTTCTGCCACATCATATGACTATCATCAGTGGTAATGTTTTCCATTATTGTTGAAAAAACGTGTATCTTATCATTCAGAATGAAAACCAAGATCACCTCTAGATTTGCACAAGTTACAATTTTACATAAATGTTGAAATCGAGATTAAAAACTCACAGCGGTCTAATTTAATGTATTCTAAATACATCAACATATCAATCAAAAGGCTCTACCTCCGTGATTAAGACTAATCATCTtggttgatatgttatagttttaTCAAAAGAAATGTGTTTCGTCATGCTTTACGAGCTAAAGTTTTCAGCAATTGGTTTCCATACTGAGACTCACATCTTATATAGGTCATCTGATATGTCAATGAATGTATGTAACAAATGAACTTCATTATTTCTGAATCTTAAATCACTTGGTAGGCATGGTAAGATCTAAAAGTGTTTGGGTAAACTTCTAacacttgaattttttttatttactttgtaGTTATTCAAATGAGAAATCAGAATCACGAATATCTGAAGTATCATCAAAAGCAAATCCTACTTCTTCATCAAGCAGTCCTCCTAAGGTACAACTAATCACTGTTATCTTTGGAAGACACATGGGGAGAACCCATTGAAAAATTTTAGCTCATTGCCATTGCCATGTAGGATGTTTTATTTGCATGGAAATATCTGAACAACTTATCCTCTTTGAATCTTTGAGTATCTCAGCCCTTTAGGTAGCCCAAATTTCACTTTGctactcccccccccccccccctttctctCCAAAAGAGAGAAGAGTAAAAATCTTTTCCaatatttttatgttctatCCTAATATGCTGTATTATTTGTGGTTTGTTGACAGGAGTAAATGAATAGTGTACACATGGTAAACTGAGAAGTGTTCAATAGAAGTCACAAGGAGTGATCAACCATATCGTACTTCTTACTTCTTGAAGCCTATCATCATCAATGGGAAACTGCAAATTTATGGACTCTCATAATCTGTAACCTGCCTCTACAGCTGCTGCATACCCCTTTTAGTCATTATACATCAATATTGTCTTTGtttatagtcttttttttttttttttttttttttggggggggggggggggggtggttgaAGACTGGGACAAAACTTTTGTATTAAATAGGTAAAATCAACATGTTATATGAAGTGCAGAGTTTTGTATGTATTCTAGATTCAGTCTCCAAATAAGACAGCTATTCAAGGAGTTGTGTGGCAATACATAATGAAGGTCAATAGATCACTAGCTATCAATACTTTTATTTGCAAAGCTATTGATCctattctctttttatatttttttttaatgaatagctAATGATACCATCATACTAATTCCAGTGTGTAAGTGGTATTGTCTTGGCTGTTGTATCTTCTTTGCGGTAAAGTTGGAGCTTTTATATCATGGCTAGAAGAAGGTGcaagaaagaaattgcaaacaATCCCCTCTGTTAACTGTTATGGAGGATTGATATTTTGGCACCCCCATCACTTCAGTTTCGAGTCATATCTGATCAAAAAAAGGTTCACCAATCACCACCCAAAGTCTTAGATTTGTGGCATATGTAATCACCTTACTGGTAGCTACTAGCTAGGAAAACATATGTTATGCACCCGTACACCATCTCTGATAGAATGAGATAGTTTTACTTTTACGTTTGCAGTTTCAAATGGTCCAAAGAATTTCCTCTACTTGTTTTGGTAATTGGGTCAACCACACCTGGAGGTCTGAGGCCCAATAAGAAGCTCAGAGTCCAATTTTTCCACTAATCTTGATTGCACGATGGTTGATCTCACTACCAACTTTTACTATGACCTAGCAATAACTCTAGAGACACAATATaattcacaacaaattttaaaaccatTTGACTTGGCAAATTGTTGATGGGAGATGATAAAATAGTGTCAATAATGGGTCCATAAAAGAATCGATAATATCCTGTAAACTTAGCAAATGTAAACTTTGTTATGAATTGTTATGAATGTTGTGCTTATAACATTACTCACAACCAGTGTTCTATTTAATGAGTACCACTGCCCTTTGGGCTTATCAACACTTCATTTTCTCCTCGTTTTTCCTTTGACAAATGACAATGCCTAAGTTGTTGGAAGCCAAATTAGCCGGTTTTAAGTATTCTCTTGTGCATTGTAAGCGACATAGGTATAACACGTCATAAAATGACTACTTAACGGCCTAGTGTCCTGTGTAGTGCAAAGGAGCATTAGACAAAACCCTCATCCTCATACTAAAACAAATTGATATTCAAATAATTtcataaaagaataaaagaacaaGCGTATACATATTAGTCATGAAACATGTATAACTAAATTTGCAATTAGATTAGCTTAAATTAGTTGAAAGCTTTTAACAAgcttatttgttaaaaattggTAAAAGTATAGTTGTACTTAAAAATTTGAGGCTTTTAAAAGTTACAAATTAGAAACTaagacttcaaaaaaaaaaaaaaaaaaaaaaaatcaatgtttgTAGTTGATCCAAcactgaaaatatatatatatttgagaatttcAGGTAAAGTTGAcgaataattttattagtatttttatctataatttagaaaatctaatatacctttaatataaaaatatacaaaatgagtaaaaaaaaaaatttattttataataaaagtttaatgaaaacatatcaaattaaaacatattgttatttttatggacaaaacttaggtgaTGTTGAGGCTTATTTTTGACAAGTTCAGTAAGAGAAAAAGCCCAGTAACACAGACAGACCAAAGTTAGCAAGCAAGAAAAAGCCATTGAGCTCAAGTGGTAGGAATGAATGGCTTATGAGCTCATAAAGTGGGTCCTGAGGGAGCAAACAGGCTTGAATGGgcccggaaagagagaagaagcaaACCCATGGGCAGTATGTAGAAAAACGAGAATAGGTTACAgtaggcccaaagtaatgcaagcAAAAAAAGTAAGAGGCTAATGGAAGACCCATCAGCCCCAAGGATGAGGTTTGAAGTaattgggccaaggaagcccaagagAGTTAGTAAAGACCCATGGGAAAGTAAGATTAGAAAAGGGTCGAGGAAGCctaaggaaagcaaatgggccaaggatgcccaagaggGAAATAGGACATAAGAGCCCTCAAATAATGTAAGAAAAGACCCAGTGAACACACTGAGTCACTGGGAGGGAAATAAACAGCAAGCCCAAAGAAGCCCAGCAGGATTGAGTCAAACAACATTACAGTAGGAATAGTAGAGTGGTATGGCAGGAAATACTAACAAGGCCACGAAGTGAATACAGAGAAGGTCGGGGGAAGGAAGGCCCATGATCCGACAAGGCCCAACCCCCAAAAGAAGCAAGTCATAAAGAATGGCAGATCGGAAAACAACCCACGCcataagaagccaaaagtgcACAGCAAAACGTACAGACCAATCTACAGATCACAGCAAATGCATAAGCAGCAAGCGAAGAAGGTGAAGCATGCACGAGACctaggcaccaccagcctgtacccagctaATATAGGAAGTGGTgagtcatgggtcagaggtaagagagggCATGGTATGGTGGtggggaaaggaaaaaaaaacctattctgGGGTTCTTGCTAaactcttttgggggaaatgtcctgcTGAGATAACATgccacccaaaagaagtaaggatgagttggaaccactacgtgcatgccatgagggatagagagagagagagcacacaCACTGTAACGGGTAGAAAAGTCacagcaagcaaacaaacaaaatagtcttCTTTGTTTGGCAAAGGGGAGCGGCATAGCCAAcacaggtaagtggtggtggctgaACAATTAACGACCAGTAAGTGGTCGGCAAGGACACCCACACCAGACAAAGGCAGTTAGGGGCTAAAACAGTAAATATCAATCATGGCAGACTCTATATAAAGGACCCCTTGCTATGCATTGGAGGGGGGATTGGAAAAATCACAATAATAGCAATTTCTAGCAAAAACCATAACCAgaagtaaaacaaaagaaaagaaaagtaagaagtaacgagagaaaaaaaaaaaaaaaaaaaaaaaaaaaaagagtttaaaacggcaagcatgcaccaataggttgatctCCTCTCTCCCTCAATAGCCTTGCTCTCTATAAAAGGTAAAAGATCTGTATTTGGGCATAGACCATTTAGGCCTGTTCTCTCAAAGCAATTAATTTCTTCTCTGAGATTACTCGTGGTGAGGGAACAGTTTTCCCTTTTTGGTTTCAATCCCGTGTATTACTTGTCATGGCAGACTAACACTTTGATTTTACTAACTGTGTTTATCCTTCACGTAGCTTATTCTGTGTACAGAGAGCCTTTTGTTGCTCACTTTCATTTATTGTGGCTAAAAGTAGTGAGTGTATTTTCTTGTGTTATCCGTATTATATCTGCCCGCCATAACTTTTTTATAGCGGCTCTGCTTGCCATGGGCATGTAACCAAAGCCTAGTAGACGTGGtgtagtttgtgcacaagccagACCAAGATGGGTTCCAGTTGGACTGGTCTTAACTCCTTTATCTAGAAAACTCGAGCCTAGTGCAGTAGGAAGCAGCCCAACATTACAAACAAGGCCCACCACCTTACAGGTGATGTTCTTTAAATTTTCCTCTTAAAATCCAACCATGTGCTTGTACTTAATTAAAAATGCATTTACATCCTATGAGAAAAAACCACATGATCTATTGACCTATTCTAAGGAGAACTTAAATAATAGCATCTAAggtattgtacctaaattttgttctatttttattgtttggacTAAAATCCGATGTGCCTAAAGAGTACTTAGGCTAGATTTAATATCCataacaattaatttgtagaaGTGAGTTTCTAGATAAATAGTTGAACTTAAAATAGTAAATTCTCACAAATGACTGATAATGAACAACATTGCAGGACAAATTCTAATGATGAATAAAGTTTTGatttatttcttcttcatcGGAATTACCAAGGAGCATATACACTTAGACAAACGCAAGATTGGATTCTTTCACAATGCTCACTGTATTCTCTCTATTTCCCTCTCTATATCATGATCAGATCCCTATACATGGGGATCTCTTCCTATTTATAGTTTCTATTCTTCAATCGTAACCCTCCACTTGGATGGTGGGTGATTCTTCTTTAGGATACTTGTCTCGTCCTTCTCCTCCCTTTCTTTTGAGGCTGTGCTGAGCAGGTAACAAGCTGTGATGCACTATTCAGGTGTCATTCGGACATTAATGCAACATGCCTAGTTGctacaatgcatttaatgcggaggtgatgGTATCTTCGCCAGGAAATTTCTTGTAAGACATATCTAGGTCTATTATTGTTACCTTCCTCGAATTGATACGTTCAGCTTGGCCCGTGAACCTTGTAGCTTCCTCAGCTTGTCCATCTCCTAGCTCCTTTCTTGAACTAGTTACTTCCTTAGATGGTCTTTTTCCTAGGTTCATGTGGGCTTGCATAGCTCATTTAGACCTCTAGTTAGGCCCAATTAGAGTCCATCTAAGGCCCAGTTTGCTATATGTCCCTTTGGTCCTCACACTtattatccaattttttttttaatttttttatgtgggttTAGATAGATTAACAAGTCTAAGtccatttttttcaaatttaatattaGATACTAGGCTAATTTTGTCAAATAGCATAATTTTAGGAGAAACGCATTTGGCCAAACTTATTTAGGTGTATAACacatttttgaggaaaaaattgcaaactaaCACCAATCtccaaacaattttgttagttagcaaaatttccaaactatttaggaaactagcATCTTAAGTGTAAAAGACTCAAGTTCACTACAGTAACtcaagtcttaaagactcgagttccatgtgctGGCACTAGgactcgagtctttaaaacttgAATTTCCTAAAGGACGAAGCACCTGGACGAGGCAACCCAGCAACCTAGAgcaagcaacaacaacaacaacaacccagagcaagcaacaaaaacaaaaaacattaataaacaacaaaccaaaaaagcaaaaatgagAATGAAGCACCTGAAGAAGCAACAACAAAGCAACCCCACGGTTCAAATTGAACATAGGCGGCGATTTGGACTAAACTCAGGCGAGCAACCTCACGATTCGGATTGAACCCAGGCAAGCAACCTCAAGCCAACTCGACCTAACGGCAAACCCTCTTCTCTTAAGCCTTTGGGCATTTTCTAAATCTTTGATTTGggtcttaaaaaagaaaaaagaaggaagaatagtgggttttatgtatttttttgaatctttgagaattttttgttttaaagtcGGAGATTGTGAGATGAAGAATGAAGAAGGAAGTGGGTTTTTGGAGCAAGAACttgagtctataagactcgagtttcatgtGGACACGCAAAACTTGAGTTTCTAAGACTCAAGTTGATACAGTGAACTCGAGCCTAAAAAACTCGAGATGTGAGtttgctaaatagtttggaaatgTTGCTAACTAAAGAAATTGTTTGAAGCTTAGtgttattttccaatttttttctcctttttgaaactcaagttcGTCAAACTCAAATTCTAagtaaaactcgagttccaaataTTATGACACTTAGAACTTGAGTTTGGAAAACTTAAGTTTCACTTGGAACTCCAAAAAAGTGCTacataattaaataactttagttttttttttttaatagaataatAATACTTACTAGAACATACGAATATGAAAGTAGTATACAGGGTTTTTTAAACaggcttataatatattataatatactAACCTTTGTAGTAGTAGCAACTTAGGGTTATAAAAACTAGAACTCTAACGTACCCAACTAATATGagattaacatttttttttgaaacaataatCCCCTggatttttttccctaaaattaCGCTATTTCaccacccaccccccccccccccaacaaaatCTAAGGTactatttttgttggttttatttattttttttaattttaatgacGCAATATTACCAGTAATTCAAAAAAAGAGGGTTGGATCTGTAAGATTGCCTAGAAAGTACAACCCCCGCAACAATAGATCCCTGATCCAGTTTGCAACTCCAATGGCGAAACTGGAGCAGCTGGAAGAACCCGACTACAAGAACGCCACCGCCACCAACACAAACActctcaacaacaacaacaagaagaagtACAAGAAAAGGAATCATGGGTCAACCAAATTCTTTGTCTTCATCGATTACCTTTTCCTCTCCATATTCGTTGGCTTCCTCTGCTTCATTCTTTTCAAGATTCTTGGGCTTTGATTTCTAATCAACACCCACATTTCCTTTTACCAGGTCCACCTTAAATTCCTTctcttctattcttttttgcCCACTCTGTATGATATGAGTTGGGACttgtgaacaatttttttgtatgtATCTATTCTCATTTCGGTCATTGAATTGATATGCATTATGATCTGAAATATTgcactttttatattttgtctaaaaaaaaaaatctcttttatgGGTGCAACCTCATAAATTATCAACCTTTTTTAACAACAAATTGGTCAGAAACGGAAAGAGAACAAACAATTGTGACTGTTCATAACATGATAGTTGTTTCCTGAAAAGTTTTCCTATATTCCTTTTTATCTATTTATGAAGCTCTGCTTAATACAAGTAATTTTCTTTGTGTATAAGCTCAAATGTTGGATTCTTTTGAGCCCTTGTTGCTTGCTTTCATGTACTTGAAAATTGCAAATATGGATCAATGGGATGGAACATTTTTTACAGGAAAATTCTAAGAACAGAATGTTTTAAGATTAGAATGTAATAATTGATTCATAGAAGGCAGTGATTACAATattagaaattttcaaatttgactCACATTACATGGAATCTATAATTACTTTCTATTAATAATTTGCAGCTGCTTTTCACTTGTTACTTTTACTAACCCAGGTAGAATATACACTTCTTTTGCAGGGAATTTGTATGACATTAAAATATCACTGCAATGTTAGATTCAGTTCCAAGCTTGAAGGCACTTGCTGCTGTTGGCTTGGTCAGATTCAGATCATGCGATTTTAGATTTATAGGTGTCTTTCTTGATGTTGAGAAATGCTGTGCCCTTTTGATCATAGaaattttgatactatttttcTTCTAATGCCTTTCCTGTTGCCCTTTCTTCATGTATTTTATGATGGTTAGAAACTTCTATGAAATTAGGGAATGATATTATCTGAGACCTAGTTTTGCtattagcttatgttcattgTTTGTATTTGATCTCCACAAACCTCTTACCATATGCACGTCTCAGCACTGCACATCCAGTAAAAATTTCCTTATACAGTACACAGATCTAGAATTATCATAATTAGTTTCTTCATGATTTTCTGTATTTGAtaatgagatttcttttctttgtttgcatcAAGAAGATAAATTTTGAGCTGAAAGCCATGTAACATCTTTTGGACTAACTGCTCAGAATTGACCCCAGATAAATCAACTAAATAAGGTGATCTTGTTGCATctagcacaatattaaaaaattgatagcTCCGTGGTGATATTTAGGATAGTTGATAGCTTGAATTTAGTTGGTTGGTTTATGATGGAGATGGTTTTGCTATGAGGTATTAAAAAAGCTAATTAGCCTTCTATCTGATCAGTGGATGGATTGTTTAACTTtccgggaaaaaaaatgaaggataGCTTTTGTAGGAAGAAAGAACATAGATGTCATAGCAACCATTACTTGTTTTCATTAGATTTCTCTCACTCTCCCTTTTCACATATTTTGTGAATgagattattttattatctGTGTTGTGGTTGAAATGACATTAAGGAAGGTAACCACTCAATTTAAGTGGTTCTTATTATACAATTACGAAAAAATTGACTATTGGGAATTTGCTACAGTTCAATTCAAATAATATGTGTCATTAGAATGTCTTTCATTCAATGCAGTGGTTTGATCATAGTGTATctcagccaaaaaagaaaaagaaaaaaagatcatagTGTAAACCGCATCCTAATGAATGCTATTATGCTACTTCTGTGATACTTGCGTAGAGCTACCCATAAATGGATGTCCTATTTCTTTCAATGCGGTATAGTGTATACTCATTTTAATGAACTGTGAGTACGAAATGGTTTTGTACTTTAATAAATCTCTTTCATGTATAATGGCAATGGCGTGTGCAGATGCAAAAGCAACATTGATTGCGGAAGAATGCATTAGTGCATGCAAACACCACATTGCTAACATTACCAAAATAAacctctcttatttttttttaacaaataccATGCAACCCAAGCATGCCTACTGGATTACAAATGACTTGGAATTACAAATGTAACTGCATAGATAAGGAAACACAAGGGACATACATCATTACAATGGCAGACTCCAACACGtgcatatttatttatcttagGGAGCACAACAGACTCGAATACATGCTTCTAGCACACTTAGTTCCTGGAAGTTTAACAACCAAGTATATTTATAGATGGTTTGGTGCTGGACTGCCACCACCTGGGCCAGGATTTGGGGCCTCAACCCCTGGAATATTGTTTCCACTGTTGCCAATGGGTGTATTGTATGGATCAAAAGGCAATTGTTTATAAAATGGTGGCAATGTCACCCGCCCAATGCCAGGAATGAGCACACTGCCATCTGAAATCAACCACTCAGGCTGTTTCATATCAACATTCTTGGAGTTTGAGACATGACGTCCAGCAATAGCTTGACCAGCTATTGCAAGCAAGATAATGACTATGAGAAGCTGAGCAAGGAGAACTGAACTGGTTTTCTTAGCCATTATGGAGAAACTATTTGAGAAAGATGACAGAAGGTGGTTAAGTGAGGCAGAAGGTGTATAGAATTGCTCTATAAATAGTTCAGGTTTCAACGAAGTTGGGTGAACTTTTGACGGCTAGTTAAGAGATGGTTTACCCCGTGAAGGCCATGGATGGTGCAATACAAATGCATGTGAGAAGAAGCAATAATTATCTTATCTATCTGGCATATGCATCCTTTAGCATATATAAGTCCTGCATTTGTGGGGATGATTTACGTATTataagagaaatgctacatATATCAGATACACGAGATACCTTTTTAAGAATATGAGACTTATTTATTCACTTCTGAcaattgaatttgattttggttAAGGACTACCTTCTCTAGCTAACATGGAAAGGGACACGTGCATCACGGATGGGCTCTCTTCCTAGCTGATTAATGAGAATTTCATGCCAGTTGAAGGCAATGTGCTTTTTGGTTTAATACGGTTGAAGTGTTTTGGACCTTTACTTTACTACTTACTACAATTATCTTTACTCTTAACCAACAGCTCTAGCGGCTACTAATGGACTCTGTACATTGCTTATTTATGTGCCTCCATCTTCTGTTGTACTTGAAGAACGGTTTTCAGTTCTGCATCAGCCTCACTCTCCCATCTGACCACATTAGCAGCGTAAAGATAGGTTCCCAGCATCTAATGGATCACTCTTTCATTAATTATAGAGCTAACCAGCACAATGGCAATGATATGGTTTAGGTAAACAGTATCTTCATATGTTTTAATTATGGTAATGATAATCCACTAGTTCAACAATAAAGATGGAACCAAGAGTGGCCAACATTCTCTATATTGGGAGTTTATGATCAGTTTCTACAACTAACGTATCATTACaagtataaatttataataaaccTAAATTATGCAAGTTTTAAAAGTGTATTTGCTATCTTAAGATAAATTGTCACCAAAGTAATCTAAAGAGAAAGATACAAGGAATTGTTATGAAGGAAACTAAAAGGAATTTGGTTAGGATATAATTTCACAGTTAGACTGGCAAATAGCAATCCAGGAAAGATAAAAGTGAAGTCTTAAGTATACAAAGAACttgacaacaaatttcacaCCGGCTGAGGTGTCAGTCCATAATTGGTGTGTCATAAATTGATGATAGAGTGCTCCagg of Quercus lobata isolate SW786 chromosome 8, ValleyOak3.0 Primary Assembly, whole genome shotgun sequence contains these proteins:
- the LOC115957819 gene encoding putative cell wall protein, translating into MAKKTSSVLLAQLLIVIILLAIAGQAIAGRHVSNSKNVDMKQPEWLISDGSVLIPGIGRVTLPPFYKQLPFDPYNTPIGNSGNNIPGVEAPNPGPGGGSPAPNHL